ACTTCAGCCAGAGCGTTTATTGCTTCATCAGTGTTGAGCTTGCGGGTGTCGATAACCATAGCCCAGCGTTTGGCATGTTTGGAGTTAGCGTTGACAACAGCATGTGCTTTGCCATGTCCGCCTCCGCCTGATGCCAGAGCTGCAGCTGTGGGAGCAAGACAAAGTCCTGCTGCCGAGAGACCTGCAAACTTGAGGAAGTTTCTTCTACTCTGTTTCATTATTTTGCCTCCTTTGGAGGTACGTGGCAATCCCAGCAGTATGGGGTTACACCAGCGTCAGTATGACATTTGTCACAGAATTGCTCTTTGCTGGTATGACATTCCATACAGGTATTCTGGAGACTGATAGTGTATTCCTTGCCGTTTGCACTGATATATGTCCGTTTGCCTTCACGAAGAGCCATGTCTCTCCACTCGTCAAGAAGCTGCATATGTGATGTACGCATTTCTTCTTTGGGCGCGACACATTCTTTCGCATTTTTTGGCAGTTCGACCTTAGGCTGCTCGTACGTTCCTCCCATATTGAACCAGAAAGGAAGAGAAACGAGGCCAAGGAAAATAACCAGACCAGCTATTATTTTTCCACCGTATTGCATCTGTTATTCCTCCTTCTTAGGCAGAGGGTTCATGCGAAGGTCAGTTTCTCTTTCTTTCTCGCCGTCGAGAATTAGAGCATTACCGACAAGTTCGTGAACACCGCAGATGTCAACGCCCGGAGCCCAGTAGTCGGCAAGTGGAATAAGCGTTGCACGGTCAATTGCACAGATACAGGCCATCATGTTTACATCATGTTCTTCCTGTACTGATTTCAATGCGTTGCCGCGTGGCAAGCCGCCGCGCATGCGTATTTCCATGATTTCGTCAGTGTTCAGACCGGAGCCGCCTGCACAGCAGAATGTTTGCTCACGAATGGTCTGTTCAGGCATTTCATGGAAGTTTTTAACAACGTTATTGAGAACGTAACGAGGCTCGTCCAGAAGACCCATGGCCCGAGCAGGGTTACAGGAATCGTGGAAGGTTGCGCGAATATGATCGTTTCTGGTCGGATCGAGTTTCAGCTTATTATGTTTCATAAGGTCAGCTGTGAACTCGGCGATGTGAACCATCTTAGTCTGGGCAGCGCTATGGAAAACAGTACCGGTGATCGGGCTTTTAGGAACTTGCAGGAAGTCCGCGGGGCCGTTCATTGTATCCATGTACTGGTTGATTACGCGCCACATGTGACCGCATTCGCCGCCAAGGATCCATTTGGCTCCAAGGCGTTTTGCTTCAGCGTACATCTTTCCGTTGAGTTTCTTCATCATGTCCGCAGATGTGAACAGACCGAAGTTACCGCCTTCAGAGGCATAAGTGGAAAGAGTATAGTCCAGGCCGATATGATCGAAGAGCATCAGGTAACCCATAAAGGTGTAGATGCCCGGGTCAGCAAAAACGTCACCGGAAGGAGTGATGAAGATAACTTCATGCCCCTTTTCGTTCATTGGAACGTGCAG
This DNA window, taken from Maridesulfovibrio ferrireducens, encodes the following:
- the dsrJ gene encoding sulfate reduction electron transfer complex DsrMKJOP subunit DsrJ translates to MQYGGKIIAGLVIFLGLVSLPFWFNMGGTYEQPKVELPKNAKECVAPKEEMRTSHMQLLDEWRDMALREGKRTYISANGKEYTISLQNTCMECHTSKEQFCDKCHTDAGVTPYCWDCHVPPKEAK
- the dsrK gene encoding sulfate reduction electron transfer complex DsrMKJOP subunit DsrK, with the protein product MADLPKADELFKSINYTPPSTGWMDTPVDCSPGNWCYPAKADKLEYLGFPNPRQWSPADVDWKLPENWQDIVHQGFKERLDKYRSLKVFMDVCVRCGACADKCHFFIGSGDPKNMPVLRAELMRSVYRKDFTMAGKILTTLTGSRVMTEDVLKEWFIYFYQCTECRRCSLFCPYGIDTAEVTMMARELLHLCGVNINWIMEPVANCNRTGNHLGIQPHAFKDIVEFMVDDIEEITGKKLHVPMNEKGHEVIFITPSGDVFADPGIYTFMGYLMLFDHIGLDYTLSTYASEGGNFGLFTSADMMKKLNGKMYAEAKRLGAKWILGGECGHMWRVINQYMDTMNGPADFLQVPKSPITGTVFHSAAQTKMVHIAEFTADLMKHNKLKLDPTRNDHIRATFHDSCNPARAMGLLDEPRYVLNNVVKNFHEMPEQTIREQTFCCAGGSGLNTDEIMEIRMRGGLPRGNALKSVQEEHDVNMMACICAIDRATLIPLADYWAPGVDICGVHELVGNALILDGEKERETDLRMNPLPKKEE